A segment of the Geoglobus ahangari genome:
TCTCCGCACTTCCATCAACAACTATCTCGACCGTCCCATCCCCAACGTTCTTCACGTAGCCCCTGAGGCCCATTGACGTGGCGAGACGGTAGATGAAGGGGCGAAATCCGACCCCCTGCACTCTGCCAGTCACAGTGATGCGGTACACAATCAACGGCCGCAAAAGGGTTATATTACTCTTATTCATCCATGTGCTGAAAATGCACGAGATGAGCTACGCTGAGGCGATACTCGAGCAGGTCGTGAGACTGGCAAAAGAGAATGGAGCAAAAGAAGTCAAAAAGATAAAGCTCGTCATAGGGGAGCTCCTCCTGATAAATCCCAATCAGCTCACCTTCTGCCTCAACGCCATAAGCAGGGGAACCCCCATGGAGGGGGCAGAGGTCGAGATCGAGTTTGTGAAGCCGGACATCAGGTGCATCAAGTGCGGGAGGCAGTATGACGTTCCCCTTGGTGTTTGCGAGTGCGGAGGGTTTGTGAGCGTTAATGGCGGCAAGGAAATGATTTTAAAGAGCGTGGTTATGGAGGTGGAGGATGCACAGAATTGAGGTGGATGCCGAGGTTGACCTGCTCAGCGAGAACAAGAGGCTCGCGAGGGAGAACAGGGAGTTTCTCAAGAAGCACGGGATCAAGGCCGTGAACATAATGGGTGCGATAGGCTCCGGGAAAACGCTGCTGATAGAGAAGACGGTAGACGCGCTCAGGGATATCAGGGTGGGTGTGATTCTGGGAGATGTGGTGTGCAAGGCTGACTACGAGAGGGTTCAAAAGCATGACGTGCTGGCGGAGCCGATAAACACGGGCAAGGAGTGCCACCTTGACGCTCACCTGATTCACCACAGCATCCAGAAGTTCAGCGATGTGGATCTCATACTCATAGAGAACGTTGGAAACCTGATATGCCCAGTGGACTTCGATCTGGGAGAGGATGTGAGGGTTGTAATGGTCAGCGTGACTGAAGGGGACGACGTTGTCGAGAAGCATCCCGAGATATTCAGGCTCGCTGACGTGATCATAATCAACAAGGTCGCCCTCGCCGAGTTTGTTGAGGCAGACGTTGAGAAGATGGTCGAGGACGCGAGGAGGCTCAACCCGAACGCCAAGATAATCAGGATGGATCTCAAGAAGGGTGTTGGATTTGATGAGTGGCTCGAGTTTCTGAGGGGTGTTCTGAATGTGTCTGGCAATTCCGGCTGAGATAGTTGAGGTGAACTGGCCATACGCGGTGGTTGACCTCAACGGAGCGAAGAGGAAGGTGAGAGTTGATCTGCTCGATGACGTGAAACCCGGAGACTACGTGCTGATCCACGTGGGGCTGGCGATCCAGAAGGTCAGCAAAAAGGAAGTCGAGGAGATTGAGAGCCTATGGCAGAAGATATTGGAAGACTGACCAGAAAGATTGAGGAGATCAGCGAGGGC
Coding sequences within it:
- the hypA gene encoding hydrogenase maturation nickel metallochaperone HypA codes for the protein MHEMSYAEAILEQVVRLAKENGAKEVKKIKLVIGELLLINPNQLTFCLNAISRGTPMEGAEVEIEFVKPDIRCIKCGRQYDVPLGVCECGGFVSVNGGKEMILKSVVMEVEDAQN
- the hypB gene encoding hydrogenase nickel incorporation protein HypB, with amino-acid sequence MHRIEVDAEVDLLSENKRLARENREFLKKHGIKAVNIMGAIGSGKTLLIEKTVDALRDIRVGVILGDVVCKADYERVQKHDVLAEPINTGKECHLDAHLIHHSIQKFSDVDLILIENVGNLICPVDFDLGEDVRVVMVSVTEGDDVVEKHPEIFRLADVIIINKVALAEFVEADVEKMVEDARRLNPNAKIIRMDLKKGVGFDEWLEFLRGVLNVSGNSG
- a CDS encoding HypC/HybG/HupF family hydrogenase formation chaperone — translated: MCLAIPAEIVEVNWPYAVVDLNGAKRKVRVDLLDDVKPGDYVLIHVGLAIQKVSKKEVEEIESLWQKILED